GCCTCGATCCGATCGAGGTGCTGGTCGTGCCGCGCATCCTCGCCTTGATCATCTCGCTGCCGATCCTGACCTTCATCTCGGCGATGGCGGGCCTCGTCGGCGCCGGCCTCGTGGCATGGCTCTATGGCGGCATCGGCGTCGACACCTTCCTCGCCCGGCTGCAATCGGTCATCACCTGGAAGCATTTCGCGGTCGGGCTGATCAAGGCGCCCTTCATGGCCTTCGTCATCGGGCTCATCGCATCGATCGAAGGGCTGGCGGTGAAGGGCTCGGCTGAATCGCTCGGCCGTCAGGTCACGGCGTCGGTGGTGAAGGCGATCTTCATGGTGATCGTCGTCGACGGCCTCTTCGCCATGTTCTTCGCTTCGATCGAGTTCTGACGATGGCAGCCCACGACAGATCTCTTGCTCACGAGGCCGATGCCGCTCCGCCGCCTGCCGATCGGCCGGCCGACGAGCCCGAGGCCGTGATCCGGGTCCGCAATCTCAAGGTCGCCTTCGCCGAGAAGGTCATCATGGACGGGCTCGATCTCGACGTGATGCGCGGCGAGATCCTCGGCTTCGTCGGGGGGTCGGGGCAGGGCAAGTCCGTGCTGACCCGCACCATCCTCGGGCTGGTGCGCAAGGCGAGAGGCACGATCGAAGTCTTCGGCGAGAATGTCGACACGCTCAACGGCCAGCAGCGCCGCGTTCTCGAGCGCCGCTTCGGGGTGATGTTCCAGCAGGGGGCGCTGTTTTCGGCGCTGACGGTCAAGCAGAACATTCAGGTGCCGATGCGGGAATACCTGAAGCTCTCGCCCGATCTGCTCGATGAGCTGGCGATGGTGAAGCTCGATCTGGTGGGCCTGCCGCTCGACGCCGCCGACAAGGTGCCTTCCGAGCTATCCGGCGGCATGATCAAGCGGGCTGCGCTCGCGCGCGCGCTGGCGCTCGACCCCGAGATCGTCTTCCTCGACGAGCCGACCTCGGGCCTGGACCCGATCGGCGCGGCCGAGTTCGACGACCTCATCATGACGCTGAAACAGACCTTGGGGCTGACCGTCTTCATGGTGACCCACGATCTCGACAGCCTGTATCATGCATGCGATCGAATCGCCGCTCTGGCGGATAAGAAGGTGATCGCGGTCGGTCCGCTTGCGACGATGCTCGCCTCGGAGCATCCGTGGCTGAAGGCCTATTTTGGTGGCGAGCGTGCCATGGCCCGGATGTCGTCCGGGGAGCGGGAACGAAGCAGCTAGGGCATGGAATCGCGCGCCAACTACGCACTTGTCGGCCTCTTCACGCTCGCAGTCCTCGCGGCGGCTTTCGGCTTCGTCTACTGGTTCAACAGCGGCGGAGCCGGACGCAGGGAGAGCGTCCGCGTCATCTTCACCGGCACGGTGACCGGTCTCGGCCGCGGATCGAGCGTGCTGTTCAACGGCCTGCGCGTCGGCGAGGTCACCAGTATCGAATTGCAGCCTGACGATCCCCGCCGCATCTACGCCGTCATCCAGGTCGCCAGCACGACACCGCTGCGCGAGGACACACGCGCCCGCATCGAGGCTCAGGGTCTGGCCGGCGTGGTCGCGCTGCAGCTCATCGGCGGTGCGCCCGACGCGCCGGTGCTGACCGCCAAGCCCGGCGAGCCGATGCCGACGATCATCGCCGAGCGTTCGGAGCTGCAGGACATCATCGAGACCGTGCGCAACGTGGCGCAGAAGGCCGACACGATGCTGACCTCGCTCGATGGGCTGATCAAGCAGAACACCGGGCCGATCAACAACACGGTGCGCAATGTCGAGAAATTCTCGCAGGCGCTCGGCAACAATGCTGACGGCATCGACAAGCTGATGGCCGGCTTCGGCAATCTCGCCGAGACCATTCAGCCGCTGTCGCAGAAGCTGCAGTCGCTCAGCGAGGAACTGACGGCGGTGGTGCGCTCGGTCGACCGGCAGAAGGTCGCCAGCATCATCGAGAACGTCGACAAGTTCACCGGCGCGCTCGGCGGCTCCAGCGCCGATGTCGCCAAGGTGGTCAAGGACGCCGCCTCGATCTCGGCCAAGCTCGACCGCGCGGCCGATCAGGTCGAGGGCGTGCTCAAGGCGGCGAAGGGCTTTCTCGACTCCGGATCGGGTCCCGATGGCCGCAGCGCCTTCCAGGAGGTCGCCGACGCCGCCAAGTCGATCCGCGTTCTCGCCGACAATCTCGACAAGCGCACGGCGGAGATCACATCCGGGATCAACCGCTTCACCGGGCCGGGGCTGCGCGACGTCGAATCGCTCGCCGCCGACGGCAAGCGCACGCTGACGGAACTCAATCGCACGTTGCGGAATTTCGAACGTAACCCGCAGCAGTTCATCTTCGGCGGCAAGCCGCCGCTCCCGCAATACAACGGATCGCGCTAGCTCATGACGACCGAGGCACCGTTCTACCCGGCGACCAAGGCCCGTTGCCTCACGGCTTTCGTGCTGGTCGCCAGCGCATTGCTGGCCGGTTGCGGCGGCTCGACGCCGACGACCTTCGACCTTTCGGCACCCAGCGGCTTCGGTCGCGTCGGCGGCTCGCGCGCCGTGATGATCGTCGCCGAGCCGACGGCAGTGCAGGCGCTCGATTCCGACCGGGTCATCGTCAAGGATTCGAGCGGCGCGCTGTCCTTCGTCGGCGGGGCTCAATGGGCGGACCGCATCCCGGCGCTGGTGCAGGCGCGCCTGATCCAGACTTTCGAGAACGCCAGCCGCGTCGGCTCCGTCTCGGCGCCGGGCCAGCGTATCCAGCCCGATGTGCAGCTCAACACCGACATCCGCAGCTTCAACATCGACGCCGCCAGCGGAACGGCGGTGGTCGCGATCACCGCAAAGATCGTCGGCGACCGGACCGGGCAGATCCAGCGCGCGCGCCTGTTCTCCGCGCGCGTGCCGGCGGGCGCCGTCGATGGGGCGGGCGCGACGCAGGCGCTAGACCGGGCGCTGTCGCAGGTCCTCGTCGAGATCGTGCGCTGGGCGCGCTGAGATCGTCTATCTGACGGGTACGCCGGTACGGCTGTTTTCCTGCGCTCCGGCTTGAGCTAGAATCCGATTCTGGCTCGGCCCGAGCCTCCCCCCTCCAGCCGGGGAAGTATCTTTCATACGGGGCATTTTCCGACAATCCGACCGACTGTCCGGGCATCACGCATGAGGAGGGATTGCGCCACCTGCTCGCGATAGGAGGTTCTCGTCATGACGTTGTCGGCCCCAATCCATCAATTGAAACGCAAGGCCAGGCTGCTGAGCCGCAGGGAGCAGATCCCGCTCCATACCGCGCTCGACCGCATCGCCACCGAAGAAGGTTATCGCAGCTGGAGCCTGCTTGTCGCGAAGCAGCCCCGAACGACGTCCGCTCGCAGGCTGCTGCCTTGCCTCCAGCCGGGCGATCTCGTGCTGATGGCGGGGCGACCCGGGCAAGGCAAGACCCTGGCGAGCCTGGCGCTGCTGGCGGAAGCCATGAAGGCAGGACATCGCGGCGTGTTCCTCACGCTCGAATACACACCGGCAGACGTGGCGGGCCGCCTGCGTGCGATCGGCATCGAGCCTGACGAGTTCGCCGGCCTTTTCGAGTGCGATTGCTCCGATGCCATCAGTGCCGACTACATCACTGCAACGTTGGCCGCTGCGCCGCCCGGAACGGTGGCGGTCATCGACTATCTCCAACTGCTGGACCAGCGACGCGACACGCCGGAACTGGCCATTCAGGTCACGACGCTTAAGGCCTTCGCGCGCGAGCGCGGGCTGATCCTCGTTTTCATCTCGCAAGTCGACCGCGCCTATGAAGCGTCGGGCAAGCCGTTTCCCGATATCGCGGATGTGCGTTTGCCCAACCCGCTAGACCTCGCGCTCTTCGACAAGACCTGCTTCCTGAACAAGGGCGAAGCCAGGATTCAGGTGGCCGCGTAGAGCGTGCATTTTCGTGGAAAGGCTGTTCATCCCGGACGGAGCGAAGCGCAGATCCGGGATCCATGCCTGGCGATCCGCCGGGCAGGCTCCGGCATGGATTCCGGGTCAAGCCCGGGGTGACGCGTGGTTTCGTGCAAAATCAGCACGCTCCAAGGGCGGGGGCCGCAGCATCCTGCCCGCCCGAGCGAGCCCGGAAATGAGAAAGGCCGCCGGTGACGGCGGCCTTTCTGGTTCGGTCGGACCGGGCAGGGCGCTTATTCGAAGCGCCCGCTGGCATGGGCCAGCATGGTGTAGACCTTGCCGGTTTCCGAGGTCAGGTAGGTCTTGGCCACCATCGAGTCGCGGTCGTCCTTGGCGGCTTCGCCGAGAAGGCGCTCGAACTCGTCGATATAGCGGTCGACCGTATCCTTGAACTCGGTGTCGCGCCGGTATTTGCGGCGGATGTCGTCGAAGGTCTGCTGGCCCTGCAGCGTGTAGAGCCGGCGGGTGAAGACGTTGCGCTCGCCGCGCTTGTAGCGGTCCCACAGCTCGACGGCGGCGTCATGGTCGATCATCCGCGCAATATCGACGGAGAGCGAGTCGAGCTTCTCGATCGAATGCGTCGTCGGCTTGCTCGGCTCCGGCAGCTTGTCCTCGCGCGAGGCGCGGGTCAGCAGGTCCGAGAGCCAGCCGGCCTTGGCGGGCTGCTGCTGCGGGGTGGCCTCGGGCTGGCGGCGAGCGGCTTCCTGCGCCGGAGCCGGACGGCTCGGGGTGGGGGCCGGCTCATTGCGCGGCTCGGCGCGCGGCGTGGCGGCGCGTGCGGGCTCGGCTGCCGCGTCGAGCGACGGCCGCAGCAGGGGCTCTTCCGCTGCAGGCTTCGGCTGCGGCGCCGGGGCGAGGGCCGGGGCCGGCTGCGCCGGGGCAGGGGGCACGGCGACGGCAGTGGTGGTCCGCCGGCTCGCCATATGGTCGATCGGCAGCGAGACGTCGCCGCGCCGGCCGGCACGCGTCACGATCTCGGTGAGGTCGTTCAGCGCCTTGATCTGCTCGGCGACGACCCTGCGCATGGCCGAGGTCGATTCCTGCGCCTCCTGCGGCAGCTCCAGCACACCGCGCTTCAGCTCGGCGCGCGTCGCCTCCAGCTCGCGCTGGATGTCGCCGGTGATGCCGCGCATGTCCTGCGCCGCCTTCTGGAAGCGGTCGGTCACCTTGGCGAGCTCGCCGCTGATCTCGGTCGAGACCTGGGCGTAGGCCGCGCGCAGGGCTTCCGCCGTCAGCTCGCGCTCCTTGCCGGTCGCGGCGCGGATCGTCTCGAACTGATGGGCGATCGCGCTTGTCGTCGACTCGGCCGAGTCGGACAGGACGGCGCCGATCTGGCGTGCCCGTGCCTCGGCGGTGCCGAGCGACTCGTCGATCAGCGAGGCGAAGGAGCGGGTGATCGCCTCGACATCCTCGGTGCGGTTCGCGATGAGCCCGTGCAGCTGCTCGAGCGACTCGCGCCGCTCGGACAGCGCCTTGCCGACGCGTCCCTCGATCTGCTCCAGCCGGCCGGCGACGGCGTTGAGCGCCGCGCTGCTGGCCTGCGTCGCTTCGTTGAGCGAGGTGCCGCGGTCGTCGAGCTGGCCGATCAGGGCCGTCGTCTCGCGCAGCGTGCCTTCCGAGAAGCTCTTCAGCTCCGCGATCTGGGCCGTGACCTGCTGCGAGGCGTTGCCCGCCTCCGTCATCACGGTGCCGATCACGTTCTGCAGCTCGCCGACGCGGGTCGACAGGCTGTTCTCGACGGCGGCGAGGTTCTTGTTCGCGCCGTTGACGATCTGCTGCATCAGCTTGTTGGCTTCGCCGAGGCGGCCGAGCATGCCGCCCAGCTCCTCGCGCAACTGCTCGTTCGTGCCGACCAGGGCCTCGACAGACTGCTTCGAGCCGGCTTCGAGCGTCTCGCGCAACGCGTTCGACGAGGCGTCGACCGCATTGGTGATGGCGGCGCCGCGGTCGCGCAGGCCGGCGACGATGGCGTTGCCCCGGCTCTCGAGCGCGCGCACCACCGTCTCGCCGACCGAGGCGAATTCGGCGGCCAGCGCCTCGCCACGCTGGTTCAGCGCCTCGACGGCGCCGCTGCCCTTGGCATCGAAGACCGCGCGCAGCGTTTCGACCCGCTCGTCGAGCGAGTGCGTGATAGCCTCGCCCTGGCGGCCGATGATCTCGACGAGGCCGTGGCCCTTGGCGTCGAAGGCGGCGCGCATGGCGTCCGTCCGCTCTTCCAGCGAGGTTGCGATTGCCGCGCCCTGGCGTTCGAGCGCGGTGACGATGCCGGCGCCCTGGCCTTCGAAGATCGCGCGCAGCTGCTCGGTGCGCTGGTCGAGCGCGCCGGAGATGGCGTCGCCCCGACGGCCGAGCGCAGCGACGATGCCGAGCCCGCGATCGTCGAACAGCGTGCGAAGCTGCTCGGCGCGTTCGGTGAGCGCGGTTGCGAGCGCTTCGCTCTGCCCGGCCAGCGCCGAGACCATGCCGTTGCCTTCATTGCTGAAGAGGGAACGCAGTTCCTGCGCCCGCTCGCTGAGCACGGAGGCGATGGCCTCGGAACGGCCCTGCAGCGTGGCGGCGATTTCGTCGCCGCGGCTGTCGAGCGTGTGCGAGACGGTGTCGAGCCGGTTGACCACGCGCTCCTCGAAGCGCGCGACGCTCTGGTCGAGCGTATCGGCGATCTGGAGGGCGCGGCCGCCGAGCGTCGCGTTGATCGTGTCGGCCTTGTCGCTGAGCGTGCGGGTGAGCGACTCGCTCTTCGAGGTGACGACCTCGCCGATCTCGTCCGCCTTTGCGGCAAGAGCGCGGGTGACCTCGCGGCCGCCCTCGGCCAGGACGCGGGCGATATCGACCGTGCGCTCGACCAGCGCCTCGTTGAGGGCGGTGGCGCGGGAGCCGAGGCTGCCGTCGATGCGCGCGATCAGGCTGTCGAGCGTCCCGGCGATCTCGGCGCTCTTGGCGCCGGAGCGATCCTCGAACAGCTTGATCTGGCCTTCCATCGCATCGGCCGCCTCGCGGGTGCGGTGCGCGAGGAGCTCGGCCGCTTCCAGCGCCCGCGTGCCGACCTTGTCGGCCAGCGAAACGCCATCCTCGGAGATCAGCTTCTCGACCTGGGCGATGCCGCTATGCAGGGCTTCGGTGAGGTCGCGGGCATCGCCCGAGATCTTGGCGGTCAGTGCGCCGCCCTGATGGACGATCAAGTCCTCGAAGGCGCTGAGGCGCGCGCCGAGCGCGGTTTCGACGTCGCGGCCCTGCGTGTCGAACAGCGCGGAGAATGCCGACAGTCGCCCGCCGAGAGCCGTCTCGATCTCGCGGCCACGCTCGTCGAAGAGCCTGGTCAGCGCGTCGTGGCGGGTGGCGAGCGCTTCGGTCAGGGCCTGGGCGCGGCCCTCGACCGAGCGCAGCATCGATTCGGCATTGGCCGACAGCGCCTCGTTGACGCGGCCGCCCTGCTGGGTCAGCGCCAGCACGATCTCGCGGCCGGTGCCGGCGAGCAGGGTGCGGGCCTCTTCCGCATGGACGGTGAAGGTGTCGCGCAGGCCCTGCGTCGCCTCGACGACGCGGTCGGCGACATGGCGGCCGTCGACATTGATCGTCTCGGTGAGGGTGCGGGTCGCATCGGTCATGCGGCGCGCCAGATCCTCGCTCTGCTCGCCGAGCAGGGTGTGGACTTCGCGGCCGGTGTTGACGAGGTCGCGGACCATCGTCTCGCGCTGCTCGCCGAGCAGAGCGCCGACCTTGTCGCCGGTCTCGCCGATGCTGACGAGGAAGCCGGTCTGCTGCTGCTCCAGTGCGTTCTGGGCGGCCTCGACGCTGGCGTTCACGCGGGCGGCCAGGGCCGCGCCACGCTCGTCCAGCCTCTGGTCGATGCTCTCGCCGGTATCGGCGAGGCGGGAAATCAGCGCGTTGCTGCGCTCGGACAGGATGCCGTGCACAGAGCGGCCGACATCGGCGACGCGGCTGGCCAGGGCCTGGCCCTCGCTGCCGAGCAGATCCTTGATCTCGAGCCCGGCCTGCGAAACCTTCACGGTCATGGCGCCGGCCTGCTCGTCCAGTAGTGCGCTGACGCGCATGCCGGTCTCGGAAAGCCCGGAGATCAGGCGCTCGCTCTCGCTGCCGACGACGCTGCTGACGTCCTGGCCGGCCTGGGTCAGGCGGCTGACGAGCAGCTCGCTCTCATCGCGCAGGCGGGTCTCGACGGTGTTGACGGCGCCCGACACGCTGGCGACCAGCGCCTCGCTGCGTTCGGACAGGAGCTTGGCGACATCGGCACCGGCGTTCGAGACGCGGGCGACCGTGGCATCGCCCTGTTCGCCCATGAGGGCTGCGAGGCTGCGGCCGGCATCCGAGACATTGGCGACGGCGATCTCGCTGCGCTCCACAAGTAGGCGCGACAGATCGCTGCCGGCTTCGGAGACACGCGCGACGGCGGTGTCGCTCTGCTCGCCGACGAGGCTGGCGAGCTCGCGGCCTGCGCCGGAGACGCGGTCGACGAGCTTTTCGGCCTGCTGATCGAGCAGCGCATGCACGGTCTCGCCGGTCTCGCCGAGGCGGTCGACCAGCTTGCCGCCCTGTTCGGTGAACAGGCCGTGGACCTGGCCGGCGACATCCGTGATGCGGCCGGTCAGCGTGTCGCCATGCTTCTCGACGGCTGCGCCGAGGCTCTGGCCGGCATCGCCGACGCGCAGGATGATGGCTTCGCTGCGCTCACGCAGCACGTCGTCGACGGTGCGGGCGGTGTCGTTGAGGCGGCCGACCAGCGTGTCGCCATGCGTGCCGATGAGGCTGTGGACGCTTTCGCCGACCTGCGTGAGGCGAGCGGCAATGGCTTCGTTCTGGCGGGTGAGCAGGCTGTTGACCCCGCGCCCGACCTCGGCGAGGCGGGTGGTGACGCTCTCGCCCTCGTCGGAAAGGGCGCTGCGCAGCGCTTCGCCGGATTCGGACAGGCGCTGCTGCAGGGCTTCGCTCTGGCTCTCGATCAGCGCGACCATGCTGCGGCTGCTGGTCTCGAAGCGCTCCGCCGCCTCGGTTCCGCGCGCGGAAATGTCCTTCGCCAGGGTTTCGCCGGTGGTCTTCAGCGTCTCGTTGACCGCATCGACGCGGGTCGTCAGCGTCTCGGCGACCTGCATGCCGGTGTCGCTGATGGCGCGAGTGACGCCCTGGGCGCTGGTGGTCAGGCCCTCGGTCAGCACCACGCCGGTGCGCTCCAGCGAGCCGGCGATTTCCTTGGCGCGGCCGTCGAGCATCGTCGAAAGATTGTCGCTGGCTCCGGCCAGCCGCTCGGACACTTCGCCCGAGGTGATCTGAAGCCGCTCGACGAGATCATGCCCGCGGCCGCTGATCTCCTCGACCATGCGTTCGCCGGCCCGGCCGAGCGCCTGGGTGATCTGGTCGCCCTTGGCGCCGAGCGAGCCGGTGACGCGGTCGCCGGCCTGCGCGACGGCCTCGGCGATGGTGCGGCTGGCGCTGTCGAGGTCCTTGGCGAGGCCGTCATGGGCGCCACTGATGGCGAGCTTGACGCGTTCGGCATTGCCGACCACGGCCTCGCGCTGGGTGACGAGCTCGTCGATCAGCGAGCGCAGCCGGATTTCGTTGTCGGCATAGGCGCGCTCGAGCGTTGAGATCTCGCCGCGCACGATTGTCTCCAGCTCGCCCGCACGCGCCACGGCGCGCTCGATGCCGTCGCCCATGGCGGCGACCTCGCGGCGGATGGTCTGGCTGAGCGACAGGACGGAATCGGCGCCGGCGATCTCGGGCTCGGCAAGCCGCAGAGCGACTTCCGTCATGGCGCGCGAGATCAGGCGCATTTCCTGGGTGCGGCGATAGAGCGCCGCCAGCACGAAGAAGAACACGACCGGGGCACCGATCGACAACGCGAGCAGCGTCCATTCGCCGATGCCGAAATTGGCGACGGGCTCGGGCAGGCCATTGCTGAAGGAGCCGTAGCGGCCGAACAGCACGAAGGCGGCGCCGCTTAGCCAGGCGAACGAGGCGAGGGCCGCGAACCAATAAGGCTTGCGGGACGGGCGCACGGAGAAGGCTTGCACCAGCGAGCTGGAATCGCGGCGGTCGTCATTGGCGACGCGGCTGGTGTCGGGCGCGATCGCAGCACGCGGTTGCGCGGGCTGCTGCGGGGGAGGGGTTACCGGCGCAGGCGGCGCGGCAGCCGGAGCAGGCTCGACGCGCGGCAGCTCGAGCTTGAGATCGTCCTCGCTGGTGGCGGGCAGCCGGGGCTCGGTGCTGACCGCCGTTTCCGACTCGCCGCTGGCGGTGTCGGAGTGCGGCTGGTCAAGGCGGAGCGCCTCCTCGATCGCCGACATCGCAGCTTCAGTGGGATCCTGGAGCTTCTTGGGTCGATTCATCGTTGCCGCCTCGCCACTCTACTGACGATGGACGCGAAAGCCCGTCCCCGCCGTCCCTCGCCGCCTCTGGCTGGGATGATCGGTGACACTGCGCCCATCATTTACCAATTGGAAGGGTAGTGGAGCCCCGGACCCTTGGAAACCCATTTGAGTGCTCGATTCACAAACGTCGTTAACGCCTCGTTCACCATCATGGCGCTTCTTGGAGGGGGTAAGACCGCTCGTGCGGCCGTCAGATGTTCATGCGTTCACGAGTTCCCTCATGTCCCAGAATGCCATCGATAC
Above is a genomic segment from Bosea sp. NBC_00550 containing:
- a CDS encoding ABC transporter ATP-binding protein translates to MAAHDRSLAHEADAAPPPADRPADEPEAVIRVRNLKVAFAEKVIMDGLDLDVMRGEILGFVGGSGQGKSVLTRTILGLVRKARGTIEVFGENVDTLNGQQRRVLERRFGVMFQQGALFSALTVKQNIQVPMREYLKLSPDLLDELAMVKLDLVGLPLDAADKVPSELSGGMIKRAALARALALDPEIVFLDEPTSGLDPIGAAEFDDLIMTLKQTLGLTVFMVTHDLDSLYHACDRIAALADKKVIAVGPLATMLASEHPWLKAYFGGERAMARMSSGERERSS
- a CDS encoding MlaD family protein yields the protein MESRANYALVGLFTLAVLAAAFGFVYWFNSGGAGRRESVRVIFTGTVTGLGRGSSVLFNGLRVGEVTSIELQPDDPRRIYAVIQVASTTPLREDTRARIEAQGLAGVVALQLIGGAPDAPVLTAKPGEPMPTIIAERSELQDIIETVRNVAQKADTMLTSLDGLIKQNTGPINNTVRNVEKFSQALGNNADGIDKLMAGFGNLAETIQPLSQKLQSLSEELTAVVRSVDRQKVASIIENVDKFTGALGGSSADVAKVVKDAASISAKLDRAADQVEGVLKAAKGFLDSGSGPDGRSAFQEVADAAKSIRVLADNLDKRTAEITSGINRFTGPGLRDVESLAADGKRTLTELNRTLRNFERNPQQFIFGGKPPLPQYNGSR
- a CDS encoding ABC-type transport auxiliary lipoprotein family protein codes for the protein MTTEAPFYPATKARCLTAFVLVASALLAGCGGSTPTTFDLSAPSGFGRVGGSRAVMIVAEPTAVQALDSDRVIVKDSSGALSFVGGAQWADRIPALVQARLIQTFENASRVGSVSAPGQRIQPDVQLNTDIRSFNIDAASGTAVVAITAKIVGDRTGQIQRARLFSARVPAGAVDGAGATQALDRALSQVLVEIVRWAR
- a CDS encoding DNA helicase yields the protein MTLSAPIHQLKRKARLLSRREQIPLHTALDRIATEEGYRSWSLLVAKQPRTTSARRLLPCLQPGDLVLMAGRPGQGKTLASLALLAEAMKAGHRGVFLTLEYTPADVAGRLRAIGIEPDEFAGLFECDCSDAISADYITATLAAAPPGTVAVIDYLQLLDQRRDTPELAIQVTTLKAFARERGLILVFISQVDRAYEASGKPFPDIADVRLPNPLDLALFDKTCFLNKGEARIQVAA